A window of the Arachis duranensis cultivar V14167 chromosome 5, aradu.V14167.gnm2.J7QH, whole genome shotgun sequence genome harbors these coding sequences:
- the LOC107487967 gene encoding phenylcoumaran benzylic ether reductase Pyrc5 (The sequence of the model RefSeq protein was modified relative to this genomic sequence to represent the inferred CDS: added 21 bases not found in genome assembly) produces the protein MLVFYLCVVVSVTMAGKSKVLVIGGTGHLGKYIVEASSKAGHPTFALVRESTVSHPQKSNLIESFKSYGVTLVYGDLSDHASLVKAIKQVDVVICTVGPSQVDDQLNIIKAIKEAGNIKKFLPSEFGVDADRNEAVGPAASFFEKKAKIRRTIEAEGIPYTYVISNGFARYYLATMSQENATAPPKDSIVILGDGNVKAIYVEEKDIAAYTIKTIDDPRTLNKSLYLRPPANVLSFNELVSLWENKINKTLHKIYVPEDQILKSIQESSFPRNMMLAVCHSLIVKGDCVNFDIAPSFGVEASELYPEVKYTTVDEYMNQFL, from the exons ATGCTTGTTTTTTACTTGTGCGTTGTAGTTTCTGTTACCATGGCAGGAAAGAGCAAAGTCCTAGTGATTGGAGGCACAGGGCACCTTGGAAAATACATAGTGGAGGCAAGTTCAAAAGCAGGACACCCCACGTTTGCTTTGGTTAGGGAGAGCACTGTTTCTCACCCTCAAaagtctaatctcattgagagcTTCAAGAGCTATGGAGTCACTCTTGTTTAT GGTGATCTAAGTGATCATGCAAGCCTTGTTAAGGCAATCAAGCAAGTTGATGTTGTCATCTGCACTGTAGGTCCATCACAAGTAGATGATCAACTGAACATCATAAAGGCAATAAAAGAAGCTGGCAACATTAAG AAGTTTCTCCCATCAGAATTTGGGGTGGATGCGGACCGGAATGAAGCGGTTGGGCCGGCGGCGAGCTTCTTTGAGAAAAAAGCGAAAATTCGAAGGACGATCGAAGCCGAAGGAATTCCTTATACTTATGTCATTTCTAATGGCTTTGCTAGATACTACTTAGCAACAATGTCACAGGAAAATGCCACGGCTCCTCCAAAGGATAGTATAGTCATTCTAGGAGATGGAAATGTCAAAG CAATTTATGTGGAGGAGAAAGACATTGCAGCTTACACAATCAAAACAATAGATGACCCAAGAACCTTGAACAAATCTCTCTACCTAAGGCCCCCTGCCAATGTTTTGAGTTTCAACGAGCTTGTATCCTTGTGGGAGAACAAGATTAACAAGACCCTTCACAAAATTTACGTTCCAGAAGATCAAATCCTTAAGAGCATCCAAG TGATGTTGGCGGTATGCCACTCACTAATAGTAAAAGGAGATTGTGTAAACTTTGACATAGCGCCTTCGTTCGGGGTTGAGGCTTCTGAACTTTATCCAGAAGTGAAGTACACAACGGTCGACGAATATATGAATCAATTTCTCTGA